From the genome of Terriglobales bacterium:
TCAGCACGAACTCGCCACCGGTGAAGTCTTCGCCTGGCTCAGACAAGAGAATCGCAACCTGCAGCGGAAAAACATGCTCGCCGTATAGGTCCTGGTGCAGAGAGTTATAGTCCCCCGCACCGTATTGGAGAAGAAGCGGTGTGGGACGCTCTTGACCTGCCTGGTGACAGCGCTTGATAAAGTCGGCGTGTGCGTCCGGGTAGCGAACGTTGATGCCCATCGAAGCATTCCAGCGATTGGCAATCGGCGCGAGTTGCGGATAGAAAGCATGGCGCAGATGGCGACGATATCAGGCAGCGGATAAGCGAAGTATTTGTATTCGCCCCGCCCGAAACCGTGCCGCGCCATTACAACCCGGCTGCGGAAGATGCCGTCGTTGACATACAGGTCTGCTATTTCATGGCATTCTCCGTCAGTCAAAAGTGCATCTATCATTGCCCAACCGTTAGCATCGAGATGAGTAGAGACGCTCGCCCAATCGAGCGCCTCCACACGGGTTTCGATGGTCCGGTCCGCCGGACCCGGTTGTTTTGACTGCGCAGTCGTGCTCATGCTGCTACCGCCTCACGCTTCAGGAGACTGCGTTTGCGTTCGACGCCCCAGCGATAACCAGACAGACTGCCATCGTTCTTCACGACACGGTGACAGGGTATGGCGACAGCGATAGCGTTCGCGGCACAAGCTTGCGCCACTGCGCGGACTGCCTTGGGCGATCCGATGCGCCGGGCGATATCGGCGTAACTGGCCGTCGCTCCGGCTGGAATCGCCCGCAATGCCAGCCAGACACGTTGCTGGAATACCGTTCCGCGCATGTCAAGCGGCAGGTTGAGACCGAGTTCCGGAGCTTCCACAAAACCGGCGACTTTGGCGATGAGTTTCTCGAACCCGGCATCGCCATCGGTCAGATGAGCGTGTGGAAATCGGCGCTTCAGATCGCGTGCCAATGCATCGGGAGCGTCTCCGAGCAGTAGGGCGCAAATACCCTTGGCACTCCTGGCCACGAGAAGAGAACCGAGCGAACATTGACCGATGAAAAACTGTATCTCTTCGACGGCCGCGCGCCTCGAACCTTTTTCCGTTGGAACTGCGACTAACTTTGATCGATTGAATATTGTGCTCATCTTAAATTTCCTTTCACGAATTAACATCGTGGATCCAATGTAAACGGCCTAGGTTTGGCGCCGCGCTCCGGCCCTTGCTTTCAAATCAGAAAATCTAGCCCAACTTTGTTTGATCGTGCTTCGGGATTGGGCTGTAGCTCTAATTTCACATATTGTGCATTGTGATGCTCATATACAGTTCTGCGTTTCCACTGCTTCTCTAAAACGTTGGAAATTATTTTTCTTTTCAATGACTTAGGGAGTAATTCTCATCTCTTCTGTGGAACCAGGAATGCATCGCCATCGAATGCAGGTTCCAACGTCATTTCTATTTCACACTTGGAGCGAGAATGACTGAAAATGTAATGGATCAAATTGTCGCCGAGCTGCGCGTTTCTGCGGCCAAGTTTTATCCTCAACATGGGGAGCTGCGCAATGTGCGCGTGGTTGGCCATACGCCCAAAACCGACCACTTCATTTACGATATCGTGCTGAACTTCGGCGATGGCAACGCGCGCGTGGCAGCCAAGGTTTATCGCAATAAGAGTGGCGCTGAACTGGCTCGAAACAAGGCGCAGCAGGAATTCCTCAATCTGGTTACGGTGCACAAGGTCTCGCAAAAGAAAAAGCTTATAGGCGTACCGCGCCCACTGGGCGACTTCACCGAATTGGGAACCGTAGTTGCAGAAAAGCTGAGCGGATTGCCCTTGCAATCCATGATCATGAAGGCTGCTTTGCTGCCGGGCTTCAATGCCGGCAACGGACTGGCTGAAGCCGCCAGGCATACCGGTACATGGTTGCGGTCTTTCCATCGCGCCACGGCTAACATGCCATCGCCTTTTGATGCTGAGCAACTGCTGGCTGAATTGGAGCAGGTTTGCACCCAATGCCGCAAAGAGGGGCTGGAAGAAAGCGATGTGCGTTCCATCATGACCGGCGCTCGTAATGCCCTGCATCGCAACAAAAAGACCATGGCGGCGTCAGCCGTATTGAACGATTTTACCCCGCTGAATGTGCTGGTAAGCGATGGTGGGGTCGGAATCAGTGAGTTCGCGCGCATGAGCCAGCACGGCGCCTCATTCCAGGATGTGGCCACGTTTCTGGCTACGATTGAAGCGCTGGAGAAATATCCTTTTTGCAACCGCAGCATTACCTCTTCTATCCAGAAAAATTTTTTGGAAGCCTACGGAGTTTCGGCCTCGGACCAGGCTCTGTTGCGCGTGCTTAAAATGAAAGCTTTGCTGGCCATGTTTGCCAACGGGCGCGGCCTCAAGGAAAGTGCTGCACGCAAGAAAGTGATGTGGGCGACCGTGATGAAGCGATTCATTCAGCAGGCCGCGCATCGCTCTCTGACCCAGCCTGCAGCGCACGTTGCCTAGCGTAGAGACGCAGTTTGCTACGTCTCTACCTGGCCAGTTTTTCATAAACGGCGCGTGCGTCTTGTATCGTTTTCAAAACCCCGGTTTTTTGCGCCTCGTTCTTGTATTCCGAGTTTGCCTTGGCATTTTCTGCTACTCGATCAATCCAGGCCATGAAGTACGCCGCATCATTGGGTGACCTGGGCTTGGCGCCGGCCACCGTGACGTAAATTGGACTGGTGGTCGCATAAGGATAACTATCGAGAACGGGGTCTTCCGTTTTTTCGGCCCAGGCGCGCAACAAACACCATCCGCTGCGCGGAAGTTGCAGGGCCCCAATTGCATCGCTGGCATTATGTGTCTGGTTCATAGGCACATTAATCATGACCTCGCCATTGCAGACAACTTCCAGATGGTCCACGGGCACAATAGAGCGTAACGCCACCGTGAATTTTACGCGTCCGGGTGCCAGCAACTTAAGCTCTCCGCCAACAGTTTCTGCGCCAAGGGTAAAACGCAACAGAGGACCGTTGGTAGCGAAACTGCGGCCGTGCTTTAGGCCATCAAGCCATGCATTGGTTTTGAACGGCCCGCTTGGGACCCGTACGTATACCCGGTCCAAGCCAACCGGCCCGCGCAGCGAAGAGTAGTTGGCAATGGCGCTACTCCCGGCGGCGGCGGGAAGACGAAATCCCAGATTGAGGAGCTTGTACCAGATCTCGGCAGACGATTTGTGATCGCCGGAGTCAAGAACTTCGTAGTAGTCCACTTTGCCCAGGGCAACATCAATGGGGAGCTCATAGGACAGCTTTTCATCATTGACGGGATTGGGAACTTCACTAAAATTTTGCGCGTAGCCAACCAACCTATTTGTTTGGTGAAACCAGTCAACGATATCGGCATTTGTGGGGAAAAAGCCGGTCCGAGCCGCGTTTGGATAAGCTGCATAGCGGCGGGAACTTGACGGATAAGCACTGAGCAATCCCAGATTTCCCAAGTAATTCGACTGGAACTCGATTCCGTTCAGAACATGGTGGGTAGTACGAACTCCGGGACCAGTCTTCAAATCAAAATTGGGATCGGCCTTGCTGGCTACGCCAGCCGTCGTGGCGTCCGGAGAATGTTGTTCATCGTTGCTTGTCATCAGACTGTATGCCAGGCTGAGGTCTTCTGCTTGCATCTGCGTGAGCAGGGTCAGAGGTGTGCTGCGGTATGCCCCTCCGTATTTCGTGCTCACGTGGACATCGCCGTCCATCCAACGGCTTCCCAGTGGATCACGCAAACGTAAAGCCTGCAGTTTGAATGGAAT
Proteins encoded in this window:
- a CDS encoding 2OG-Fe(II) oxygenase, with amino-acid sequence MGINVRYPDAHADFIKRCHQAGQERPTPLLLQYGAGDYNSLHQDLYGEHVFPLQVAILLSEPGEDFTGGEFVLTEQRPRMQSRVEVVPLRRGDAVIFAVHNRPVQGTRGTYRVNMRHGVSRLRSGNRHTLGIIFHDSQ
- a CDS encoding methylated-DNA--[protein]-cysteine S-methyltransferase, translated to MSTIFNRSKLVAVPTEKGSRRAAVEEIQFFIGQCSLGSLLVARSAKGICALLLGDAPDALARDLKRRFPHAHLTDGDAGFEKLIAKVAGFVEAPELGLNLPLDMRGTVFQQRVWLALRAIPAGATASYADIARRIGSPKAVRAVAQACAANAIAVAIPCHRVVKNDGSLSGYRWGVERKRSLLKREAVAA